A single region of the Legionella oakridgensis ATCC 33761 = DSM 21215 genome encodes:
- a CDS encoding PhzF family phenazine biosynthesis protein: MKKQAIYQVDAFASELFKGNPAAVCPLNNWLSDQQMQLIAAENNLSETAFILPEDNHYQIRWFTPNTEVALCGHATLASAFVIFELLGHQNNEVVFHSNSGELRVKKNTTLLQMNFPALPYTPTTPPSSLLNALNIQPKESYESTFDLLFICHSERDVKAAQPDLQAISKLNHRGIILSAPASIGDVYSRCFYPGCDVPEDPVTGSAHCVIAPYWSKQLNKKIIHAFQGLKREGELWCEVVADRVLLSGSCQLYLQGHIFLP; encoded by the coding sequence ATGAAAAAACAGGCCATATACCAAGTTGATGCGTTTGCTTCGGAACTATTTAAAGGTAATCCTGCTGCAGTCTGTCCCTTAAATAACTGGTTAAGTGATCAGCAAATGCAATTGATCGCAGCGGAAAATAATCTTTCTGAAACTGCATTTATTCTTCCAGAAGACAATCATTATCAGATTCGCTGGTTTACACCCAATACGGAAGTAGCATTATGCGGACATGCCACACTAGCAAGTGCCTTTGTTATTTTTGAACTATTAGGACATCAGAATAATGAAGTGGTATTTCACAGTAACAGTGGTGAATTACGCGTTAAGAAAAACACCACACTATTGCAAATGAATTTTCCAGCACTGCCATATACGCCAACAACGCCACCATCTTCCCTGTTAAATGCACTCAATATTCAACCCAAAGAAAGTTACGAAAGCACCTTTGATTTACTGTTCATTTGTCATAGTGAACGTGACGTAAAAGCAGCCCAGCCTGATTTGCAAGCAATCAGCAAATTAAATCATCGCGGCATCATTTTGTCGGCGCCAGCAAGCATTGGCGATGTATATTCACGCTGCTTTTATCCCGGTTGTGATGTGCCAGAAGATCCTGTAACCGGTTCAGCACATTGCGTCATAGCGCCTTATTGGAGTAAACAACTGAATAAGAAAATAATACATGCTTTCCAAGGGTTGAAGCGCGAAGGAGAATTATGGTGTGAAGTCGTGGCAGATAGAGTTTTATTATCCGGTTCCTGTCAATTGTATCTGCAAGGCCATATTTTCTTACCATAA
- a CDS encoding C39 family peptidase has translation MLNLSILTQPDCISCGPTCLQAIYHYFEDKINLEQVIKEVPYLESGGTLAILLGCHALSRGYQADLYSFNLHVLDPTWFKKKSVLIREKLYEQLNHASHQKMHLTTQAYLQFLDLGGRIHFSEMNFDLIRQQVDQNTPLISGLSATYLYQTMRDYTNKEDRVVYDEWLGAPSGHFVVIRGYEANPNTLHIADPYSPHPLSREHYYSISFSHWLHAFLLGIMTYDAELLVIKPAV, from the coding sequence ATGTTAAATTTATCTATCTTAACACAACCTGATTGCATTTCCTGCGGTCCTACTTGTTTACAAGCCATTTATCATTATTTTGAAGATAAAATAAATTTAGAACAAGTCATTAAAGAAGTTCCTTATCTTGAAAGTGGAGGAACCCTTGCCATATTACTTGGTTGCCATGCATTAAGTCGAGGTTATCAAGCGGATTTATATTCTTTTAATCTGCATGTACTTGATCCAACATGGTTTAAAAAAAAATCTGTGCTGATACGTGAAAAATTATACGAACAATTAAACCATGCCTCTCATCAAAAAATGCATTTGACCACACAAGCGTATCTTCAGTTTTTGGATCTTGGTGGTCGAATCCATTTCTCAGAAATGAATTTTGATTTAATCAGACAGCAGGTCGATCAAAATACACCGTTGATAAGTGGCCTTAGTGCAACTTATTTATACCAAACCATGCGTGATTATACGAACAAAGAAGATAGGGTTGTCTACGATGAATGGTTAGGAGCACCCAGTGGGCATTTCGTTGTCATCCGTGGCTATGAAGCAAACCCTAATACATTGCATATTGCCGACCCGTACTCCCCCCACCCACTATCACGCGAGCATTATTATTCCATTTCTTTCAGTCATTGGTTACATGCTTTTTTGCTAGGTATCATGACTTATGACGCGGAATTGCTTGTTATTAAACCAGCTGTTTAA
- a CDS encoding universal stress protein encodes MIDEIVRYAEENHCELIVAGAHGQYYINDYLLGTTSESIVRQSHIPALLIKKEPMADYKRILITTDFSEVSKGAVEFAFNCFPQATLQVLHVLDIHHRQFFDKNEDVLSSKPPITKDIIERLDDFLKTCHVGQKKFQKKIIGGYFADAIVEQSEQWQADLIVFGTQGNSKLHYMIMGSVATRILHKSGVDMLVVPPKKNN; translated from the coding sequence GTGATTGATGAAATTGTCCGATATGCTGAAGAAAACCATTGCGAACTGATTGTGGCAGGCGCACATGGTCAGTATTACATCAATGATTATCTTTTAGGAACCACTTCTGAGTCTATTGTAAGACAAAGTCATATCCCGGCGCTGCTTATTAAAAAAGAACCAATGGCTGACTACAAGCGAATATTAATCACAACGGATTTTTCTGAAGTCAGCAAAGGCGCAGTTGAATTTGCTTTTAATTGTTTCCCACAGGCGACGCTGCAAGTCCTTCATGTTTTGGATATACATCACAGACAATTCTTCGATAAGAATGAAGACGTTCTTTCTTCGAAACCGCCTATAACGAAAGACATCATAGAAAGACTCGATGACTTTCTGAAGACTTGTCATGTGGGTCAAAAAAAATTTCAGAAAAAAATAATTGGTGGTTATTTTGCGGATGCAATTGTAGAGCAATCTGAACAGTGGCAAGCTGATTTGATTGTGTTTGGTACTCAGGGAAATTCAAAACTGCATTATATGATAATGGGCAGTGTTGCCACACGAATTCTCCATAAGAGTGGTGTTGATATGCTTGTTGTTCCACCAAAGAAAAATAATTAA
- a CDS encoding universal stress protein, translating into MLNNILMASDFSKHAHYALQRATTLARQNKASLHFVHILNNSWMANFTQFPINEMQQALFAEKRKPNNNYLIY; encoded by the coding sequence GTGTTGAATAATATATTAATGGCCAGCGATTTTTCAAAACATGCTCATTATGCTTTGCAGAGAGCAACAACGTTGGCAAGGCAGAATAAAGCCTCTCTCCATTTTGTGCATATTTTAAATAACTCATGGATGGCTAATTTTACGCAATTTCCAATCAATGAAATGCAACAAGCATTGTTTGCAGAAAAAAGAAAGCCGAACAACAATTATTTAATTTATTAA
- a CDS encoding exopolysaccharide biosynthesis protein, which produces MTKTYRRSSDMLLAIANQSDLNREVTYQRILQILGERAFGIILLFFALPSALPFSVIPGISVFFSLPIAILASQMVFARKTLWLPKMLAERTIHYETMTKMIHAAVPYLIKIEYFLKPRWAFMTYRFMEIVNGIIIFCIALLLMLPIPLSNFILATLLIIFSLGLIEKDGLFIVLGYIAAIFYVSFIYLFIMTAIKRLFS; this is translated from the coding sequence ATGACAAAAACCTATAGACGATCTTCTGATATGCTGCTTGCAATTGCAAATCAAAGTGATTTAAACAGAGAAGTTACTTATCAGCGTATTTTACAAATACTTGGAGAGCGGGCTTTTGGTATCATTTTATTATTTTTTGCCTTGCCAAGCGCGTTGCCTTTTTCAGTGATTCCAGGAATTTCCGTATTTTTTAGTTTGCCAATAGCGATACTTGCATCGCAAATGGTCTTTGCCCGAAAAACGCTTTGGTTACCTAAAATGCTAGCCGAGCGCACCATTCACTATGAAACCATGACTAAAATGATTCATGCGGCTGTTCCTTATCTCATAAAAATAGAATATTTTTTAAAACCGCGATGGGCGTTTATGACTTATCGCTTCATGGAAATTGTGAATGGCATCATTATTTTTTGCATAGCGCTGCTTCTGATGCTGCCTATCCCGTTGAGTAATTTTATCCTTGCCACGTTGCTTATTATTTTTAGTCTTGGTCTTATAGAAAAAGATGGGCTCTTTATCGTCCTGGGATATATTGCTGCCATTTTTTACGTGAGTTTTATTTATCTATTTATTATGACAGCAATTAAGCGTTTGTTTAGTTAA
- a CDS encoding pyridoxal-phosphate dependent enzyme, with the protein MQPLHIKTPLISSQHLHNTLGKNIYFKLELLQPTGSFKLRGIGKLCQREVRRGRRSFVASSGGNAGVAVAYCGMKLGVSTTIFIPSSSHPMYIDAIKSYGAQVIVAGAVWDEAHQAAEIFAKNNKAAYIPPFDHPMLWDGHATMIEEVITQGLEPPDAVIVSVGGGGLACGVLEGMRRYGWNHVPLIAVETTGADSFFQSVNANRHITLPSITSKATSLGAKHVSERLLQWTNEHTIKNIVVSDQEAELGSRAFAKEQRMLVELSSGASLFPVYENHSIIHPLKSILVIVCGGMNISHFNL; encoded by the coding sequence ATGCAGCCGCTCCACATCAAAACACCATTAATTTCATCACAGCATTTGCATAATACCCTAGGCAAGAACATTTACTTTAAATTGGAACTCCTGCAACCAACTGGCTCATTTAAATTGCGCGGAATTGGCAAACTATGCCAGCGTGAGGTGAGAAGAGGCAGGCGATCCTTTGTTGCCTCATCCGGAGGTAACGCCGGCGTTGCAGTGGCCTATTGTGGAATGAAATTAGGGGTGTCAACCACCATTTTCATTCCAAGCAGCAGCCATCCAATGTATATTGACGCCATTAAATCCTATGGGGCTCAAGTGATCGTTGCAGGGGCGGTATGGGATGAAGCTCATCAGGCAGCGGAGATTTTTGCGAAAAATAATAAGGCAGCTTATATTCCACCTTTTGATCATCCCATGCTATGGGATGGACATGCAACCATGATAGAGGAAGTCATTACCCAAGGTTTGGAACCACCGGATGCTGTGATTGTTTCTGTAGGTGGAGGTGGATTAGCTTGTGGTGTTCTGGAGGGCATGCGTCGATACGGCTGGAATCATGTGCCATTAATTGCTGTTGAAACCACTGGAGCCGATTCATTTTTTCAATCGGTTAACGCTAACCGCCATATAACGCTGCCATCCATCACCAGCAAAGCCACCAGCCTTGGAGCAAAACACGTTAGCGAGCGGCTCTTGCAATGGACAAATGAACATACCATCAAAAACATCGTCGTCAGTGATCAGGAGGCAGAGTTAGGGAGTCGTGCTTTTGCAAAAGAGCAACGCATGTTGGTTGAACTGTCCAGTGGCGCTTCTTTATTCCCAGTCTATGAAAATCATTCCATTATTCATCCATTAAAATCCATACTGGTCATCGTATGCGGCGGCATGAATATTAGCCATTTTAATCTATAA
- the rdgB gene encoding RdgB/HAM1 family non-canonical purine NTP pyrophosphatase: MKELILATNNPGKIAEFQALLPSIQCIPQPSLNIPEADETGLSFIENAIIKARHASHLGNKPALADDSGLVVDALHGAPGIYSARFAGSKATSHDNIALLLTRMANIPDEQRSAYFYCTIALVRYPDDPIPLIATGQLFGKITKTPHGQHGFGYDPVFFLNKYNCTIAELSVKIKNEISHRAMALQQLQTQMNNASLLH, from the coding sequence TTGAAAGAACTCATCCTGGCCACCAACAATCCCGGCAAAATTGCTGAGTTTCAGGCCTTATTGCCTTCCATACAGTGTATCCCTCAACCATCCCTGAATATTCCTGAAGCTGATGAAACAGGCTTAAGTTTTATAGAAAATGCTATTATTAAAGCACGACACGCAAGCCACCTTGGAAATAAGCCTGCACTTGCTGACGACTCCGGTTTGGTTGTAGATGCTCTGCATGGCGCGCCCGGAATCTATTCCGCCCGCTTTGCAGGATCCAAAGCAACAAGCCACGATAATATTGCCCTTCTTCTCACGCGTATGGCTAATATTCCTGATGAACAGCGATCGGCTTATTTCTATTGCACCATTGCATTAGTACGATACCCTGATGATCCCATCCCTTTAATCGCCACAGGACAGTTGTTCGGTAAAATTACTAAAACACCCCATGGGCAGCATGGGTTTGGCTACGATCCTGTATTTTTTTTAAACAAATATAATTGTACAATAGCGGAACTATCTGTTAAAATTAAAAACGAAATCAGTCATCGAGCCATGGCTTTACAACAATTGCAAACTCAGATGAATAACGCATCTTTACTGCACTGA
- a CDS encoding M15 family metallopeptidase has product MTIKHQLIDIIKYSRAQCTLPIQVTLKYATSDNFIGHVIDGYHTNAVHLGLLTSKPLQQLCEVQEHLLVNYGCTLLVYDAYRPLRAVKYMVRWCEQTNDDEIDLPTKMKYFPAVEKRQLLNLGYLAAEVSSHCYANTVDVVLADMVTGEPLNMGSAFDCFDPISHTNADIKTIGADAHRHRYILKSAMQRFGFISYEKEYWHFEFSEKEIDKPLDVPVALDVLTSQDKIIF; this is encoded by the coding sequence ATGACCATTAAACACCAACTCATTGATATCATTAAGTATAGCCGCGCGCAATGTACCTTGCCTATACAGGTAACGTTGAAATATGCGACTTCTGATAATTTTATTGGGCATGTGATTGATGGCTATCATACAAATGCGGTCCATCTTGGATTATTAACTTCCAAACCTCTGCAACAGTTGTGTGAAGTGCAAGAGCATCTTCTGGTAAATTATGGTTGTACCTTATTAGTCTATGATGCCTATCGACCATTAAGAGCCGTGAAATATATGGTCAGATGGTGTGAGCAAACCAACGACGATGAGATCGATTTACCCACTAAAATGAAATATTTTCCAGCCGTTGAGAAGAGGCAATTACTCAATTTGGGTTATTTGGCAGCGGAAGTTTCCAGTCATTGTTACGCTAATACCGTCGATGTTGTGCTAGCGGATATGGTAACAGGCGAACCGTTGAATATGGGCAGTGCATTTGATTGTTTTGACCCTATTTCTCATACCAATGCGGATATAAAAACCATAGGGGCGGATGCTCATCGACATCGTTATATTTTAAAGTCAGCGATGCAGCGCTTTGGATTTATTTCCTATGAAAAAGAATACTGGCATTTTGAGTTTTCAGAGAAAGAAATTGATAAACCACTGGATGTTCCTGTTGCACTTGATGTGCTTACAAGTCAAGATAAGATAATTTTTTAG
- a CDS encoding MarR family winged helix-turn-helix transcriptional regulator, with translation MKTSTLIKKTSRLLIKKANDLLKPYGITHAYTYFLMELYKQEGVTQAEMSKRIGIEQPTAVRTLDRMERDGFIMREQSSMDRRVVLIRLTDKGKQCQSTILRCAEQLNEVALKGFTQNDHLLLMQLLTQVISNLEAD, from the coding sequence ATGAAGACATCGACCCTCATAAAAAAAACCAGTCGTCTTTTAATTAAAAAAGCGAATGATTTATTAAAACCTTATGGAATCACGCATGCTTACACCTATTTTCTGATGGAACTTTATAAGCAGGAAGGTGTAACTCAGGCAGAAATGAGCAAACGCATTGGCATCGAACAGCCAACTGCTGTTAGAACATTAGATAGAATGGAAAGGGACGGATTTATCATGCGTGAGCAAAGCTCAATGGATAGACGCGTCGTATTGATTAGACTCACCGATAAAGGCAAGCAATGCCAATCGACTATTTTACGCTGTGCTGAACAATTAAATGAAGTTGCCTTAAAGGGATTTACGCAAAATGACCATTTATTGCTAATGCAATTGCTGACACAAGTCATCTCTAATTTAGAGGCGGATTGA
- a CDS encoding TerC/Alx family metal homeostasis membrane protein has protein sequence MMFHYFAVPLEYQRRVLLFGVLGAIVMRLMFILLGVWLVSQFHWILYLFGIFLVITGIKMFLFASKEPDLAKNPVLRWMRRYLRITKELHQEKLFIRIKQVLHVTPLLLVLVLIETSDLIFALDSIPAIFAVTEDPFIILTSNIFAILGLRALYFLLANMVERFYLLKYGLAFILVFIGSKMLIAYWVNIPVLIALSVVVMTLVTCMVLSIFFPGFMKK, from the coding sequence ATGATGTTTCATTATTTTGCTGTGCCTCTTGAATATCAGCGACGCGTTTTATTGTTTGGTGTTCTCGGCGCCATTGTAATGCGGCTGATGTTTATATTACTCGGTGTGTGGTTAGTGTCTCAATTTCACTGGATTCTTTATTTATTTGGAATATTCTTAGTCATTACAGGCATTAAAATGTTTTTATTTGCCAGCAAAGAACCAGATCTTGCTAAAAATCCAGTGTTGCGCTGGATGCGTCGCTATTTAAGAATTACGAAAGAATTGCACCAGGAAAAATTATTTATACGTATAAAACAAGTACTGCATGTGACGCCTCTTTTATTAGTATTGGTCTTAATTGAAACAAGTGATTTAATATTCGCTTTAGACAGTATCCCCGCCATTTTTGCGGTGACTGAAGATCCATTTATTATTTTAACGTCTAATATTTTTGCCATTCTGGGGTTGCGCGCTCTTTATTTTTTGTTAGCCAATATGGTTGAGCGTTTTTACTTGCTTAAATACGGCCTTGCTTTCATTTTAGTGTTTATAGGCAGCAAAATGCTAATCGCTTACTGGGTTAATATTCCTGTGCTAATTGCATTGAGTGTGGTTGTAATGACCTTGGTGACTTGCATGGTGTTGAGTATCTTTTTTCCTGGGTTTATGAAGAAATGA